In a genomic window of Chloroflexota bacterium:
- a CDS encoding M42 family metallopeptidase, translating into MDILDLLKRLSEAPGVSGDEGAVRSILREAIEPHVDEIRVDALGNLIAVRHAAGDHPMRVMVAAHMDEVGLMVIRLEKNGGLRFRKVGGIDDRILPSKVVRVGKDGLPGVIGVKPIHLLSGTENKRVLGVDDLFIDIGVSSEEEAGRLVKRGDRAVFATDFADLGPRVKGRAFDDRAGCAVLAQLLAAGPYPVELYAVFTVQEEIGLRGARVAAYEIDPDVAFVLEGTVADDLPKEKDESPTTELGKGPALTVMDRSVFVDPRLLRFLIETAAEEGIPYQLKQPGVGGTDAGRIHLAREGVPSAVAAVPCRYIHGPASLLDKQDLQWTVQLMEAALRRLSPAVLER; encoded by the coding sequence ATGGATATCCTCGATCTGTTAAAACGCCTGTCGGAGGCGCCTGGCGTGTCCGGCGATGAAGGGGCCGTGCGCTCGATCCTGCGGGAGGCCATAGAGCCTCATGTGGACGAGATCCGGGTGGATGCCCTGGGCAATCTGATCGCTGTGCGCCACGCTGCGGGGGATCATCCCATGCGGGTGATGGTGGCGGCTCACATGGATGAGGTCGGCCTCATGGTCATCCGCCTGGAGAAGAACGGCGGGCTTCGCTTTCGTAAGGTGGGGGGCATCGATGATCGCATTCTGCCCTCCAAGGTGGTGCGGGTGGGCAAGGATGGCCTCCCCGGCGTCATCGGCGTGAAGCCGATCCATCTGCTTTCCGGGACGGAGAACAAGCGGGTTCTAGGCGTGGATGATCTGTTCATCGACATCGGCGTCTCCAGCGAGGAGGAGGCCGGGCGTCTGGTCAAGCGCGGCGATCGGGCCGTATTCGCGACCGATTTCGCCGATCTGGGGCCGCGCGTCAAGGGCAGGGCGTTCGATGATCGGGCCGGGTGCGCGGTGTTAGCCCAATTGCTCGCCGCTGGCCCATATCCGGTGGAGTTGTACGCCGTGTTCACCGTGCAGGAGGAGATCGGTCTGCGGGGGGCTCGGGTGGCCGCGTACGAGATCGATCCGGACGTCGCCTTCGTGTTGGAGGGCACCGTCGCGGACGACCTGCCCAAGGAGAAGGATGAAAGCCCGACGACGGAGTTGGGGAAGGGGCCGGCGTTGACGGTGATGGATCGTTCCGTTTTCGTCGACCCTCGGTTGTTGCGGTTCCTGATCGAGACGGCGGCGGAGGAGGGCATCCCGTACCAGTTGAAGCAGCCGGGCGTGGGCGGCACGGACGCAGGGCGCATTCACCTGGCTCGCGAAGGGGTGCCCAGCGCGGTCGCGGCCGTGCCCTGCCGATACATCCATGGCCCGGCGTCCCTGTTGGATAAGCAGGACCTCCAGTGGACTGTGCAGCTCATGGAGGCGGCGCTGCGCCGGCTCTCCCCCGCCGTGCTGGAGCGCTGA